In Quercus lobata isolate SW786 chromosome 12, ValleyOak3.0 Primary Assembly, whole genome shotgun sequence, a genomic segment contains:
- the LOC115971534 gene encoding squamosa promoter-binding-like protein 1, whose product MEARFGGEAHRFYAMSAADLRAMGKRTSDWDSNDWKWDGDLFIASRLNPLPSESVGQQFFPIGSEIPVNGGSSNSSSSCSDEVSLGVDKGKRELEKRRRVIVVEDDNLNDEEAGSLALKLGGQGYQVTEREVGNWEGTSGKKTKLVGSTSNRAVCQVEDCGADLNNAKDYHRRHKVCEMHSKASKALVGNTWQRFCQQCSRFHLLQEFDEGKRSCRRRLAGHNKRRRKTNPDPVVNGNTLNDDQTSGYLLISLLRILSNLHSNRSDQTTEQDVLSHLLRSLANQTAEHGGKDISGILREPSNLASLGNSELVSALLSNGLQGPSRPFKQHQPVPVSEIPCQGLSVDDARVGDIQNTSSKPSILNSPPAYSEVRDSSAGQIKINNFDLNDIYIDSDDGMEDMERSPIPVNMGTSSLDSHQSSPPQTSGNSDSASAQSPSSSSGEAQSRTDRIVFKLFGKDPNDFPLVLRAQILDWLSHSPTDIESYIRPGCIILTIYLHQAEAAWEELCYDLSSSLNRLLDVSDDSFWRTGWVYVRVQHQIAFIYDGQVVIDTSLPLRSNNYSKILSVRPVAISTTERAQFLVKGINLTRPTTRLLCALEGNYLVEENTNDSMDSLNTLKENDELQCLNFSCSIPAVNGRGFIEIEDHGFSSTFFPFIVAEEDVCSEIRALESELELSETNADLGGSGRMETKNQALDFINEMGWLLHRSQLKSRLGNMDPNPESFHLKRFNWLMEFSMDHDWCAVVRKLLGILLDETVGAGEHSSLNLALAEMGLLHRAVRRNSRALVELLLRYQISDKLISENKSQVDGGKGRFLFRPDVVGPSGLTPLHIAAGKDGSENVLDALTDDPKMVGIEAWNSARDSTGSTPEDYARLRGHYSYIHLVQKKINKKSAAEHVVLDIHSVLSDCSVNKKQNNELTSTFEIKGTDLKCIRQQCKLCDRKLAYKTGSRFLVYRPVMLSMVAIAAVCVCVALLFKSSPEVLFVFRPFSWEALSYGPI is encoded by the exons ATGGAGGCTAGATTTGGAGGTGAAGCTCATCGTTTCTATGCTATGAGTGCTGCGGATTTGCGGGCCATGGGGAAGAGGACTTCAGATTGGGATTCGAATGACTGGAAATGGGATGGTGATCTTTTTATTGCCAGCAGGTTGAATCCGTTGCCATCAGAAAGTGTTGGCCAACAATTTTTCCCAATCGGGTCTGAGATTCCAGTGAATGGGGGCTCATCGAATAGTTCATCATCATGTTCTGATGAAGTAAGTCTGGGAGTTGATAAAGGGAAGAGGGAATTGGAGAAAAGGAGGAGGGTTATAGTGGTGGAGGATGACAATTTGAATGATGAAGAAGCAGGTAGCCTTGCTTTGAAGCTTGGTGGACAGGGTTATCAGGTGACGGAGAGGGAAGTAGGAAATTGGGAAGGAACAAGCGGAAAGAAGACTAAGTTGGTGGGAAGTACTTCAAACCGTGCTGTTTGTCAAGTGGAGGACTGTGGTGCTGATCTGAACAATGCGAAAGACTATCACAGACGGCACAAGGTCTGTGAGATGCATTCCAAGGCCAGTAAGGCACTTGTAGGAAATACCTGGCAAAGATTCTGTCAGCAGTGTAGTAG GTTTCATCTACTTCAAGAGTTTGATGAAGGGAAGAGAAGTTGTCGCAGACGTTTGGCTGGCCATAATAAACGGAGGAGGAAAACAAATCCCGATCCTGTTGTAAATGGAAATACGCTGAATGATGATCAGACTAGTGGTTATTTATTGATTAGTCTATTGAGGATACTTTCAAACTTACACT CCAATAGATCAGACCAAACGACGGAACAGGATGTGCTATCTCATCTTCTAAGGAGCCTTGCCAACCAAACTGCTGAACATGGGGGAAAGGACATATCTGGGATTTTGCGGGAACCTTCAAATTTGGCATCACTTGGAAATTCTGAGCTTGTTTCTGCTTTACTCTCAAATGGTCTTCAAGGTCCTTCAAGGCCTTTTAAACAACATCAACCTGTACCTGTATCTGAAATTCCATGCCAAGGCCTTAGTGTGGATGATGCTAGAGTTGGAGACATACAAAACACGTCTTCTAAACCCAGCATTTTGAACAGCCCTCCAGCTTACTCAGAAGTCAGAGATAGTAGTGCGGGGCAGATCAAGATTAACAATTTCGATTTGAATGACATATATATTGACTCAGATGATGGCATGGAAGATATGGAGAGGTCTCCTATCCCAGTGAATATGGGGACTAGCTCCCTGGACTCTCATCAGTCAAGTCCACCTCAAACAAGTGGAAATTCAGATTCAGCATCTGCTCAGTCACCTTCGAGTTCAAGTGGAGAAGCTCAG AGCCGCACAGATCGAATTGTATTTAAACTCTTTGGGAAAGATCCAAATGATTTCCCTCTTGTACTGCGAGCACAG ATTCTTGACTGGTTATCTCACAGTCCTACTGACATTGAGAGCTACATTAGGCCTGGTTGTATCATTCTTACTATATATCTACATCAGGCTGAGGCTGCATGGGAGGAA CTTTGCTATGACTTGAGTTCCAGTTTGAATAGGCTTCTAGATGTCTCAGATGACTCTTTCTGGAGAACTGGATGGGTTTATGTTAGAGTGCAGCACCAAATAGCCTTTATTTACGATG GTCAGGTTGTCATAGATACATCTTTACCTCTTAGAAGTAACAATTATAGCAAAATATTAAGTGTTAGACCTGTTGCCATATCTACAACTGAGAGAGCTCAATTTTTAGTCAAAGGCATTAACCTCACTCGGCCCACCACAAG GTTACTCTGTGCACTTGAAGGGAATTATCTGGTTGAGGAAAATACTAATGATTCAATGGATAGTCTCAATACCCTCAAGGAGAATGATGAGCTCCAATGCCTCAATTTTTCTTGCTCTATTCCTGCAGTAAATGGAAGAGGCTTCATTGAG ATTGAAGATCATGGTTTCAGCAGTaccttctttccttttatagTTGCAGAGGAGGATGTTTGTTCAGAGATCCGTGCACTTGAAAGTGAATTGGAGTTGAGCGAAACTAATGCAGATCTGGGAGGAAGTGGAAGAATGGAAACCAAGAATCAAGCTTTGGACTTCATCAATGAAATGGGTTGGCTTCTCCATAGAAGTCAGTTGAAGTCTAGACTGGGAAACATGGATCCTAATCCAGAGTCTTTTCATCTAAAAAGGTTCAACTGGCTGATGGAGTTCTCGATGGACCATGATTGGTGTGCTGTAGTGAGAAAACTATTGGGCATACTGCTTGATGAAACTGTGGGTGCAGGGGAGCACTCTTCCCTGAATCTTGCATTAGCGGAGATGGGTCTCCTTCACAGAGCTGTAAGGAGAAATAGTAGGGCACTCGTGGAGCTTCTTTTGAGATATCAAATCTCGGATAAATTAATATCTGAAAACAAGTCACAGGTTGATGGAGGCAAAGGAAGATTCTTGTTTAGACCTGATGTTGTAGGCCCTTCAGGTTTGACACCACTTCACATTGCAGCCGGTAAAGATGGCTCTGAGAATGTATTGGATGCATTAACTGATGATCCAAAAATG GTGGGAATTGAAGCGTGGAATAGCGCTCGTGACAGCACAGGTTCCACACCTGAAGATTATGCTCGCTTGCGTGGCCATTACTCGTACATACACCTGGTCCAgaagaaaattaataagaaatctGCAGCTGAGCATGTGGTGCTTGACATTCACAGTGTTCTCTCAGACTGTAGTGTgaataaaaagcaaaataatgaGCTGACCTCGACCTTTGAGATTAAAGGGACTGACTTGAAATGTATTCGGCAGCAGTGCAAGCTTTGTGATCGGAAACTGGCTTATAAAACGGGCAGCAGGTTTCTGGTGTACCGACCTGTGATGCTCTCAATGGTTGCCATTGCTGCAGTCTGTGTCTGTGTGGCCCTTCTGTTCAAAAGCTCACCTGAAGTTCTCTTTGTGTTCCGCCCCTTCAGTTGGGAAGCGTTGTCCTATGGTCCAATCTGA